The following are from one region of the Streptomyces rubrogriseus genome:
- a CDS encoding DUF5133 domain-containing protein: protein MLMPHPAVLRRLLAEYEAAAVNEPADATGEPGPRTRDLAYTLCVSTGTREVRRALETARRHLADAPEPVPGAAHAGVAD from the coding sequence ATGCTGATGCCACACCCCGCGGTGCTGCGCAGACTCCTCGCGGAGTACGAGGCCGCCGCGGTGAACGAGCCCGCCGACGCGACGGGCGAACCGGGTCCGCGGACCCGGGACCTGGCGTACACGCTGTGCGTGTCGACCGGCACGCGTGAGGTACGGCGGGCCCTGGAGACGGCCCGGCGCCACCTCGCGGACGCGCCGGAGCCGGTGCCCGGCGCCGCTCACGCGGGCGTGGCGGACTGA
- a CDS encoding FUSC family protein — protein MKAAGRSARTRLRDRVAASDPGLLRLTAGLRTVGAIALTLGVLAVFGVDVKHLVAGAMAAMVATFAIREKEPGPQAVTLALGLPVALASVSLSTLLASWVVVGDAFFVVLIFSAVFVRRFGDRGTALGLIGFQVYFVSLFVGGKVSGLPGLWAAVAVAFASSAVVRFGVVPATPARILGLLRQAFRARLAQLIATQIELLDAGPDDIDKTLERLREGTARLHETALLIQSRLDEGTPDASTARLVQRRIADAEIAAERLGLLLLTARSAERADTLTLHLPGAPAPAVGHSPAPGEATELLRRDLTALRTLVLRPPAEARGTALSHLRNRLLGYRDEENLPEATAAVQDVFRGVGETARAVMGLRIALDGPQDESDDSPATARSREELDAEDAAIDAGEEAAEEEEQTGLRRPTTRAAVQVAVGSSLAIVGGEFLSSQRWYWAVLTCWIVFINTASTGEILVKGYRRLLGTVLGVVAGIVLAGLVGNHTWTAFGLVLVLIFAMFYTAPLSYTLMSFFVTAMLGLLYTLLHTYSMSVLLLRVEETALGAACGIVAAALVLPIRTDRRTNELLGTVLERLTDVTEGAVDQLSGGPEADLLDTARELDQALGDLRAATQPLTHPITPLRARRDTARYVVALLETCAYHARSLAATAELLPTHPSIAADPRLRGAVRRTVRNIEAIAAHVADENAGTRVETGPSIASLLEPDAAGVPRYGRITGRVLRHLERLDEAVVGLARPLGVTVGAPQR, from the coding sequence GTGAAGGCAGCGGGACGCTCGGCGCGGACACGGCTGCGCGACCGCGTCGCCGCGTCCGACCCGGGTCTGTTGCGGCTGACGGCGGGTTTGCGGACGGTGGGCGCCATCGCGCTGACGCTGGGCGTGCTCGCCGTCTTCGGCGTGGACGTGAAGCATCTGGTCGCGGGCGCCATGGCGGCGATGGTCGCGACCTTCGCCATTCGGGAGAAGGAACCGGGCCCGCAGGCGGTCACGCTGGCGCTGGGGCTGCCCGTCGCCCTGGCCTCGGTCTCGCTGAGCACGCTGCTGGCGTCGTGGGTCGTCGTCGGGGACGCCTTCTTCGTCGTCCTGATCTTCTCGGCGGTCTTCGTCCGCCGGTTCGGCGACCGGGGCACCGCGCTCGGGCTGATCGGCTTCCAGGTCTACTTCGTGTCGCTGTTCGTCGGCGGCAAGGTGTCCGGGCTGCCCGGGCTGTGGGCCGCCGTGGCCGTGGCGTTCGCGTCCAGCGCGGTGGTGCGCTTCGGGGTGGTCCCGGCGACGCCGGCGCGCATCCTCGGTCTGCTGCGGCAGGCCTTCCGGGCCCGGCTGGCCCAGCTGATCGCCACCCAGATCGAGTTGCTGGACGCCGGTCCCGACGACATCGACAAGACGCTGGAGCGCCTGCGCGAGGGCACCGCGCGCCTGCACGAGACGGCTCTGCTGATCCAGTCCCGGCTGGACGAGGGCACACCCGACGCGTCCACGGCACGCCTGGTGCAGCGGCGCATCGCGGACGCCGAGATCGCCGCCGAGCGCCTCGGTCTGCTGCTGCTGACCGCGCGCAGCGCCGAGCGGGCCGACACCCTCACGCTGCATCTGCCGGGTGCGCCCGCTCCCGCGGTGGGCCACTCCCCCGCTCCGGGCGAGGCCACCGAGCTGCTGCGCCGCGATCTGACGGCGCTGCGCACCCTGGTGCTGCGGCCGCCCGCGGAGGCGCGCGGTACGGCCCTGTCCCACCTGCGCAACCGGCTGCTCGGCTACCGCGACGAGGAGAACCTGCCGGAGGCGACCGCGGCCGTCCAGGACGTGTTCCGCGGCGTCGGTGAGACGGCGCGCGCGGTCATGGGCCTGAGGATCGCGCTGGACGGGCCGCAGGACGAGTCCGACGACTCACCGGCCACCGCACGTTCCCGGGAGGAGCTGGACGCCGAGGACGCGGCCATCGACGCCGGTGAGGAGGCGGCCGAGGAGGAGGAGCAGACCGGGCTGCGGCGGCCCACCACGCGCGCCGCGGTGCAGGTGGCCGTGGGGTCCTCGCTGGCGATCGTGGGCGGCGAGTTCCTGTCCTCGCAGCGCTGGTACTGGGCGGTGCTCACCTGCTGGATCGTCTTCATCAACACCGCGTCGACCGGCGAGATCCTGGTCAAGGGATACCGCCGGCTGCTCGGTACGGTGCTGGGCGTGGTGGCGGGCATCGTGCTGGCCGGTCTGGTGGGCAACCACACCTGGACCGCGTTCGGGCTGGTGCTGGTGCTGATCTTCGCGATGTTCTACACGGCGCCGCTGTCCTACACGCTGATGTCGTTCTTCGTCACCGCGATGCTCGGGCTGCTGTACACGCTGCTGCACACGTACAGCATGTCGGTGCTGCTGCTGCGGGTGGAGGAGACGGCGCTCGGCGCGGCCTGCGGGATCGTGGCGGCGGCGCTGGTGCTGCCGATACGCACCGACCGGCGGACGAACGAACTCCTCGGCACGGTGCTGGAGCGGCTCACCGACGTCACGGAGGGTGCCGTCGACCAGCTCAGCGGCGGACCCGAGGCGGACCTGCTGGACACCGCGCGGGAGCTGGACCAGGCCCTGGGCGACCTGCGGGCCGCCACCCAGCCGCTGACCCATCCGATCACGCCACTGCGGGCCCGACGGGACACGGCCCGTTACGTGGTGGCGCTGCTGGAGACCTGCGCCTATCACGCGCGGTCGCTGGCGGCGACGGCCGAGCTGCTGCCCACCCATCCGTCGATCGCGGCCGACCCGCGGCTGCGCGGCGCGGTGCGGCGCACGGTGCGCAACATCGAGGCGATCGCCGCCCATGTCGCGGACGAGAACGCCGGGACGCGGGTGGAGACGGGGCCGAGCATCGCCTCGCTGCTGGAGCCGGACGCCGCCGGAGTACCGCGGTACGGCCGTATCACGGGCCGGGTGCTGCGGCACCTGGAGCGGCTGGACGAGGCGGTGGTCGGCCTCGCCCGGCCGCTGGGCGTGACCGTCGGGGCGCCGCAGCGGTGA
- a CDS encoding DUF1206 domain-containing protein produces MNAGVAGGLARTGRGRARRAANGSAAEGAARAGLAARGVIYLLVGILALQIAFGGGNRQADRGGALAELSDRPFGAVLLWALGAGLVGMALWRLSEALFGVTGKDGRTARKRLPAAARCVFYAFVAYSVLAFAAGAGGGGSSDRQSRDITARVMEMPAGRWLVGAAGAAIVVAGVVIGVQALRRSYRKKMKLGGLSPRARLLVDVTGVGGGTARGIVFAAAGAFAVRAAVAYEPDRAKGLDDTLRSFADTSLGPWLLACVAAGLVLFGVFSFALARWRRV; encoded by the coding sequence ATGAACGCAGGTGTCGCGGGCGGTCTGGCCCGTACCGGGCGGGGCCGCGCCCGGCGGGCGGCGAACGGATCGGCGGCCGAGGGGGCGGCCCGGGCGGGACTGGCCGCCCGCGGGGTCATCTACCTGCTGGTCGGCATCCTGGCCCTGCAGATCGCCTTCGGCGGCGGGAACCGGCAGGCGGACCGGGGCGGCGCCCTGGCCGAGCTGTCGGACCGGCCCTTCGGCGCGGTGCTGCTGTGGGCGCTGGGCGCCGGACTCGTCGGCATGGCCCTGTGGCGGCTGTCCGAAGCGCTCTTCGGAGTCACGGGCAAGGACGGCCGCACGGCGAGGAAACGCCTGCCCGCCGCCGCCCGCTGCGTCTTCTACGCGTTCGTCGCCTACTCCGTCCTCGCCTTCGCGGCCGGAGCAGGCGGCGGCGGTTCCAGCGACCGGCAGTCCCGGGACATCACGGCCCGGGTGATGGAGATGCCCGCCGGCCGGTGGCTCGTGGGCGCCGCGGGTGCCGCGATCGTCGTCGCCGGGGTGGTGATCGGCGTACAGGCGCTGCGCCGCAGCTATCGCAAGAAGATGAAGCTCGGCGGACTGAGCCCCCGGGCCCGGCTGCTGGTCGACGTCACCGGAGTCGGCGGCGGGACGGCCCGCGGCATCGTGTTCGCCGCGGCGGGCGCCTTCGCCGTACGGGCCGCCGTCGCCTACGAACCCGACCGGGCGAAGGGACTGGACGACACCCTCCGTTCCTTCGCCGACACCTCCCTCGGCCCCTGGCTGCTGGCCTGTGTCGCCGCGGGCCTGGTGCTGTTCGGCGTCTTCTCCTTCGCCCTCGCCCGCTGGCGGAGGGTCTGA
- a CDS encoding WhiB family transcriptional regulator, translated as MDNWREHAACRTEDPDLFFPIGTTGPAALQTEQAKAVCRTCPVQEQCLRWALDTGQTLGVWGGTSELERRALKRREAARRRSG; from the coding sequence ATGGACAACTGGCGCGAGCACGCGGCATGCCGGACGGAGGACCCCGACCTCTTCTTCCCGATCGGCACCACCGGTCCGGCCGCTCTGCAGACGGAGCAGGCCAAGGCGGTCTGCCGGACCTGTCCGGTCCAGGAGCAGTGTCTGCGCTGGGCACTCGACACCGGGCAGACCCTCGGCGTCTGGGGCGGCACCAGCGAGCTGGAACGCCGGGCGCTCAAGCGGCGCGAGGCCGCGCGCCGGAGGTCCGGCTGA
- a CDS encoding DUF488 domain-containing protein produces the protein MSVRVRRVYDPAEPDDGVRVLVDRLWPRGVSKDAARVDEWPKGLTPSTERRRWYHAGEGSYEEFARRYEAELSAPEASELLDRVRELAGSGDVTLLTAARSPGESHAAVLLRLLDEV, from the coding sequence GTGAGCGTACGTGTGCGCCGGGTCTACGACCCGGCGGAGCCGGACGACGGCGTGCGCGTCCTCGTGGACCGGCTGTGGCCCCGGGGCGTGTCGAAGGACGCGGCGCGGGTGGACGAGTGGCCCAAGGGGCTCACCCCGTCGACCGAGCGGCGCCGCTGGTACCACGCGGGCGAGGGCTCGTACGAGGAGTTCGCGCGCCGGTACGAGGCGGAGCTGAGCGCCCCGGAGGCGAGCGAACTCCTCGACCGGGTACGGGAGCTGGCCGGGTCGGGCGACGTGACGCTGCTGACCGCGGCCAGATCGCCCGGCGAGAGCCACGCCGCCGTGCTGCTCCGTCTCCTCGACGAGGTGTGA
- a CDS encoding ATP-binding protein, which produces MRDRDTTQPVVEQRGGDTGRRYRPCRPADARAAVERAVTECRGAGGRASCDPCALSDAVLVASELTTNAILHGGGITDFQVDVVGPGVRPGVRLSVCDRSHDLPVAVPATDDRGRRRLGGRGWPIVCRLAREVRVADLPSGGKCITVVVPLS; this is translated from the coding sequence ATGCGTGACAGGGACACGACTCAACCCGTCGTCGAGCAGCGCGGCGGGGACACGGGCCGCAGGTACCGGCCGTGCCGGCCCGCCGACGCGCGCGCGGCGGTGGAACGCGCCGTCACCGAGTGCCGCGGCGCCGGCGGGCGGGCGTCGTGCGACCCGTGTGCCCTGTCGGACGCCGTGCTCGTCGCCTCGGAGCTGACCACCAACGCCATCCTGCACGGCGGCGGCATCACCGACTTCCAGGTCGACGTCGTGGGGCCGGGCGTGCGACCGGGCGTGCGCCTCTCGGTGTGCGACCGCAGCCACGACCTGCCGGTGGCGGTGCCGGCCACCGACGACCGGGGCCGTCGACGCCTCGGCGGCCGGGGCTGGCCGATCGTCTGCCGGCTGGCCCGCGAGGTGCGGGTGGCAGATCTTCCCTCGGGCGGCAAGTGCATCACCGTGGTCGTTCCGCTGTCCTGA
- a CDS encoding SigB/SigF/SigG family RNA polymerase sigma factor, whose translation MLIETPTIRPGTTQSAQPSTTPARRRHDDAPDTMALFGRLAGLADGPERDAVRDELVTAWLPMAHRIAGRFRDRGESIEDLRQVAALGLVKAIDRFDPERGAFESYAVPTITGEVKRHFRDRMWALRVPRRVQELRNKVRVARRELAQSPGSPEPSVAALAAHTGLSEDEVGAGMEALESFSTLSLDAELSAGDDGYSLADTLGAADTSYDTVIDRESAKEGLRRLPERERAILYMRFFEDMTQSRIADCLGISQMHVSRLISRSCARVRDEAMGQRTARPGHPART comes from the coding sequence ATGCTCATAGAAACGCCCACCATCCGTCCCGGTACCACCCAGTCCGCCCAGCCCTCGACCACCCCCGCACGCCGCCGCCACGACGACGCCCCCGACACCATGGCCCTCTTCGGCCGCCTGGCCGGGCTGGCGGACGGACCCGAACGCGACGCCGTCCGCGACGAACTCGTCACGGCATGGCTGCCCATGGCCCACCGCATCGCCGGGCGGTTCCGGGACCGCGGGGAGTCCATCGAGGACCTCCGCCAGGTCGCTGCGCTCGGCCTGGTCAAGGCCATCGACCGCTTCGACCCCGAGCGGGGGGCCTTCGAGAGCTACGCCGTGCCCACCATCACCGGCGAGGTCAAGCGCCACTTCCGCGACCGGATGTGGGCCCTGAGGGTGCCCCGCCGGGTCCAGGAACTGCGCAACAAGGTGCGCGTCGCCCGCCGGGAACTCGCCCAGAGCCCGGGCAGTCCCGAACCCTCGGTGGCCGCCCTCGCCGCCCACACCGGGCTGAGCGAGGACGAGGTCGGCGCCGGGATGGAGGCGCTGGAGAGCTTCAGCACCCTCTCGCTGGACGCCGAGCTGTCGGCGGGCGACGACGGCTACAGCCTCGCGGACACCCTCGGCGCCGCCGACACCTCGTACGACACGGTGATCGACCGCGAGTCCGCCAAGGAGGGCCTGCGCAGGCTGCCCGAACGGGAGCGCGCCATCCTCTACATGCGCTTCTTCGAGGACATGACGCAGAGCCGGATCGCCGACTGCCTGGGCATCTCGCAGATGCACGTCTCCCGGCTCATCAGCCGCAGCTGCGCCCGCGTCCGCGACGAGGCGATGGGACAGCGCACGGCCCGCCCCGGCCACCCGGCGCGGACCTGA
- a CDS encoding MFS transporter has product MDTSESSSESGTEPDAKASAPDGTRQRGWRRWAMDTRPLRRPAYRRLWSSTVVTAVGSQLTAVAVPKQIYDITGSSAWVGAASLAGLLPLIVFALWGGAVADTVDRRKLLLITNTGIAVTSLLFWIQAATGMASVAALMLLLALQQAFWGLNAPARNASIARLVPEDELPAANALGSTVMQTGQVVGPLLAGVLIPVIGLPELYLIDALALCVTVWAVYKLPALPPLAGTPVRRAGVREVVAGFRYIARHKVLLLSFLADIVAMVFGMPRALFPQLAAETYAPYGEGLALGLLFAAIPIGAVAGGLFSGTFSRARRHGWMVIGAVVVWGAAITGFGLSGSLWLAVAFLVVAGVADMVSMVFRGAILLSAATDEMRGRMQGVFTVVVAGGPRLADVLHGGAGSAAGAREAVAGGGLLVVAVMLALAVAMPALRRYRV; this is encoded by the coding sequence GTGGACACCAGCGAGAGCAGCAGCGAGAGCGGCACCGAACCGGACGCGAAGGCCTCGGCGCCGGACGGGACGCGGCAGCGCGGATGGCGCCGCTGGGCCATGGACACTCGGCCCCTGCGCCGCCCGGCCTACCGCAGACTGTGGTCCTCGACCGTCGTCACGGCCGTCGGCAGCCAGCTCACCGCGGTCGCCGTGCCCAAGCAGATCTACGACATCACCGGCTCCTCGGCCTGGGTCGGCGCCGCGAGCCTCGCCGGGCTGCTGCCGCTCATCGTCTTCGCCCTGTGGGGCGGCGCGGTGGCCGACACCGTGGACCGCCGCAAGCTGCTGCTGATCACCAACACCGGCATCGCGGTGACCTCGCTGCTCTTCTGGATACAGGCGGCCACCGGCATGGCGTCGGTGGCCGCGCTGATGCTCCTGCTCGCGCTGCAACAGGCCTTCTGGGGCCTCAACGCCCCGGCCCGCAACGCCTCCATCGCCCGCCTGGTGCCCGAGGACGAACTGCCCGCCGCCAACGCGCTCGGCTCGACCGTCATGCAGACCGGGCAGGTGGTCGGTCCGCTGCTCGCCGGTGTGCTGATCCCGGTGATCGGACTGCCCGAGCTGTACCTGATCGACGCGCTGGCCCTGTGCGTCACCGTGTGGGCGGTCTACAAGCTCCCCGCGCTGCCGCCGCTCGCGGGCACGCCGGTCCGGCGCGCGGGCGTGCGCGAGGTGGTGGCCGGCTTCCGCTACATCGCCCGGCACAAGGTGCTGCTGCTGTCCTTCCTCGCCGACATCGTCGCCATGGTCTTCGGCATGCCCCGCGCCCTGTTCCCGCAGCTCGCCGCCGAGACGTACGCCCCGTACGGCGAAGGGCTCGCGCTGGGTCTGCTGTTCGCGGCGATCCCCATCGGCGCGGTGGCCGGCGGACTGTTCTCCGGCACCTTCTCGCGGGCCCGCCGGCACGGCTGGATGGTGATCGGCGCGGTCGTCGTCTGGGGGGCCGCCATCACCGGCTTCGGGCTCAGCGGCAGTCTGTGGCTCGCGGTCGCCTTCCTGGTCGTGGCCGGTGTCGCCGACATGGTCTCCATGGTGTTCCGCGGGGCGATCCTGCTGTCCGCCGCCACCGACGAGATGCGCGGGCGCATGCAGGGCGTGTTCACCGTCGTCGTGGCGGGCGGCCCGCGGCTGGCCGACGTCCTGCACGGCGGCGCGGGCTCCGCGGCTGGCGCCCGGGAGGCCGTGGCCGGCGGCGGGCTGCTCGTCGTGGCCGTGATGCTGGCCCTGGCCGTCGCGATGCCCGCGCTGCGCCGCTACCGCGTCTGA
- a CDS encoding cyclic nucleotide-binding domain-containing protein: protein MTKAIKLLNALPLPQRARLMELAQEVSFPEDDRIFEAGGRADRFWVIRSGAVSLTQQVTSLQRVTVASLGVGDLLGWSWLFPPYEWDFGAEAFSPVRAYEFEAASVLDLCERDPQLGIVLVRSVAEILAHRLESTRGRLMEHYALHGRGSL, encoded by the coding sequence ATGACCAAAGCGATCAAACTGCTGAACGCCCTCCCCCTCCCCCAGCGCGCGCGGCTCATGGAGCTGGCCCAGGAGGTCTCCTTCCCGGAGGACGACCGGATCTTCGAAGCAGGGGGCAGGGCGGACCGCTTCTGGGTCATCCGCTCCGGCGCGGTCTCCCTGACCCAGCAGGTGACCTCCCTGCAGCGGGTCACGGTCGCCAGCCTCGGCGTGGGCGACCTGCTCGGCTGGTCCTGGCTGTTCCCGCCCTACGAGTGGGACTTCGGCGCCGAGGCGTTCAGCCCGGTGCGCGCCTACGAGTTCGAGGCGGCCTCGGTGCTCGACCTGTGCGAGCGGGACCCGCAGCTGGGCATCGTGCTGGTGCGGTCGGTCGCGGAGATCCTCGCGCACCGGCTGGAGTCCACCCGGGGCCGGCTCATGGAGCACTACGCCCTGCACGGGCGCGGCTCCCTGTGA
- a CDS encoding aminotransferase class I/II-fold pyridoxal phosphate-dependent enzyme, whose protein sequence is MTVDHRRAPVLEALVEYRRAGRLSFTPPGHKQARGADPAVREVLGDAVFHGDVLATAGLDDRLTRGRVLQRAQELMADAVHADHTFFSTCGSSLSVKAAMLAVAGPHEKLLIGRDAHKSVVSGLILSGIEPVWVEPRWDAERHLAHPPTAESFEEAFKAHPDAKGALVTSPTPYGASADLRAVAEVCHGRSLPLIVDEAWGAHLPFHPDLPSWAMDAGADICVTSIHKMGSGLEQGSVFHLRGDLVPPKLLGMRADLLSTTSPSVLIFAGLDGWRRQMALGGQELMSGALELAAGVRAAVEEIDGMHVNDREDFCGPGPAHGFDPLPVVIDLEGLGVSGFRAADWLREHRGVVAHITDHRRIGAQITHGDDRGTADELLTALKDLARAAPGLESAPRVEVPSPAELRMPQVCLPRDAFFGPTEDVPLDRAAGRVAAEMITPYPPGIPAVLPGERLAEPVLRYLRSGLEAGMYLPDPTDPALETVRVVAEHGA, encoded by the coding sequence ATGACAGTCGATCACCGCCGAGCACCGGTCCTGGAAGCCCTCGTCGAATACCGCCGTGCAGGACGGCTGTCGTTCACGCCGCCCGGGCACAAGCAGGCGCGCGGGGCGGACCCCGCGGTGCGCGAGGTGCTGGGTGACGCCGTGTTCCACGGGGACGTGCTGGCGACGGCCGGACTCGACGACCGGCTCACCCGGGGACGGGTGCTGCAGCGCGCCCAGGAGCTGATGGCGGACGCCGTGCACGCCGATCACACGTTCTTCTCGACGTGCGGGAGTTCCCTGTCGGTGAAGGCGGCGATGCTGGCGGTGGCTGGGCCGCACGAGAAGCTGCTGATCGGCCGGGACGCCCACAAGTCCGTGGTCTCGGGGCTGATCCTGTCCGGCATCGAGCCGGTGTGGGTCGAACCGCGCTGGGACGCGGAACGGCATCTGGCCCATCCGCCGACCGCCGAGTCGTTCGAGGAGGCGTTCAAGGCGCATCCCGACGCCAAGGGTGCCCTGGTCACCAGCCCGACGCCGTACGGTGCGAGCGCCGATCTGCGAGCCGTCGCCGAGGTCTGCCACGGGCGCTCGCTGCCGCTGATCGTCGACGAGGCATGGGGGGCGCACCTGCCCTTCCACCCGGATCTGCCGTCCTGGGCGATGGACGCGGGCGCGGACATCTGCGTGACCAGCATCCACAAGATGGGCAGCGGTCTCGAACAGGGTTCGGTGTTCCACCTGCGCGGCGACCTGGTGCCGCCCAAGCTGCTCGGCATGCGCGCCGACCTGCTGAGCACCACCAGCCCGTCGGTGCTGATCTTCGCCGGTCTCGACGGGTGGCGCCGCCAGATGGCGCTCGGCGGGCAGGAGCTGATGAGCGGCGCGCTGGAGCTGGCGGCCGGTGTCCGGGCGGCCGTCGAGGAGATCGACGGCATGCACGTCAACGACCGCGAGGACTTCTGCGGTCCCGGGCCGGCCCACGGTTTCGATCCGCTGCCGGTCGTCATCGACCTCGAAGGGCTCGGTGTCTCGGGCTTCCGGGCTGCGGACTGGCTGCGGGAGCACCGCGGCGTGGTCGCCCACATCACCGACCACCGCCGCATCGGCGCGCAGATCACCCACGGCGACGACCGGGGGACCGCCGACGAACTGCTCACCGCCCTCAAGGACCTGGCCCGCGCCGCCCCGGGCCTGGAATCCGCTCCGCGCGTCGAGGTGCCGTCGCCGGCCGAGCTGCGGATGCCTCAGGTGTGCCTGCCCCGGGACGCGTTCTTCGGACCCACCGAGGACGTGCCCCTGGACCGGGCCGCCGGCCGGGTCGCGGCGGAGATGATCACTCCGTATCCGCCCGGCATTCCGGCCGTGCTGCCCGGCGAGCGGCTGGCCGAGCCGGTCCTGCGCTATCTGCGCAGCGGCCTGGAGGCGGGGATGTACCTCCCCGACCCGACCGATCCGGCGCTGGAGACGGTCCGGGTCGTCGCGGAGCACGGTGCGTGA
- a CDS encoding LysR family transcriptional regulator ArgP translates to MTPTLADLPLDQVRTLLAVVDEGTFDAAAAALHVTPSAVSQRVKALEQRTGRVLLLRTKPVRATDSGAVLVRLARQVARLERDASAELGLRGEGEPTRVTVAVNADSLATWFLPALTRIPREPALCFELRREDEGHTATLLREGVVMAAVTSSPEPVPGCTVRTLGRMRYLPCAAPEFAARQLDAPPREAVADAPVVVFDRRDDFQDSFARRLGHGGASAARHYVPTSEGFVEAVAAGLGWGMVPQPQADPLLRTGRLVTFAPDLAVDVTLYWQQWKLDSPALATVADAVVRAAADALSR, encoded by the coding sequence ATGACGCCGACCTTGGCGGATCTGCCGCTGGACCAGGTGCGCACCCTGCTGGCCGTCGTGGACGAGGGCACCTTCGACGCGGCCGCCGCCGCCCTGCACGTGACGCCGTCCGCGGTCAGCCAGCGGGTGAAGGCACTGGAGCAGCGCACCGGCCGGGTGCTGCTGCTGCGCACCAAGCCGGTGCGGGCGACCGACTCCGGAGCCGTGCTGGTGCGGCTGGCCCGCCAGGTGGCGCGGCTGGAGCGGGACGCCTCGGCCGAGCTGGGCCTGCGCGGGGAGGGCGAGCCGACCCGGGTGACGGTGGCGGTGAACGCCGACTCGCTGGCGACCTGGTTCCTGCCCGCCCTCACCCGCATCCCCCGGGAGCCCGCCCTCTGCTTCGAACTGCGCCGGGAGGACGAGGGCCACACGGCGACGCTGCTGCGGGAGGGCGTGGTGATGGCCGCGGTGACGTCCTCGCCGGAACCGGTGCCGGGCTGCACGGTCCGGACGCTGGGCCGGATGCGCTATCTCCCCTGCGCCGCCCCCGAGTTCGCCGCCCGGCAGCTGGACGCGCCGCCACGGGAGGCCGTTGCCGACGCCCCGGTGGTGGTCTTCGACCGGCGGGACGACTTCCAGGACTCCTTCGCGCGCCGGCTCGGTCACGGTGGCGCGAGCGCCGCACGGCACTACGTGCCGACCTCGGAGGGCTTCGTCGAGGCGGTCGCCGCCGGGCTGGGCTGGGGCATGGTCCCGCAGCCGCAGGCCGACCCCCTGCTGCGCACCGGCCGGCTCGTCACCTTCGCACCGGACCTCGCGGTGGACGTCACGCTGTACTGGCAGCAGTGGAAGCTCGACTCCCCGGCGCTGGCCACGGTGGCGGACGCGGTGGTGAGGGCGGCCGCGGACGCGCTGAGCCGGTAG
- a CDS encoding LysE/ArgO family amino acid transporter, giving the protein MNNALTAAAAGFGTGLSLIVAIGAQNAFVLRQGVRRDAVLAVVGICALSDAVLIALGVGGVGAVVVAWPGALTAVGWIGGAFLLCYGALAARRVFRPSGALRADGDAAGSRRRAVLTCLALTWLNPHVYLDTVFLLGSVAADRGPLRWTFGLGAAAASLVWFAALGFGARYLGRFLSRPAAWRVLDGLVAATMIVLGVSLVAGA; this is encoded by the coding sequence ATGAACAACGCCCTCACGGCGGCCGCCGCCGGTTTCGGTACCGGCCTCTCGCTCATCGTCGCCATCGGCGCCCAGAACGCCTTCGTCCTGCGTCAGGGGGTCCGCCGTGACGCGGTGCTCGCCGTGGTCGGCATCTGCGCGCTGTCCGACGCCGTGCTCATCGCCCTGGGCGTCGGCGGGGTCGGCGCCGTGGTGGTGGCGTGGCCGGGCGCGCTGACCGCCGTCGGCTGGATCGGCGGCGCCTTCCTGCTCTGCTACGGAGCCCTGGCGGCCCGGCGGGTGTTCCGGCCGTCCGGGGCGCTGCGGGCGGACGGCGACGCCGCGGGCTCGCGCCGCCGGGCCGTGCTCACCTGCCTGGCGCTGACCTGGCTCAACCCGCACGTCTACCTCGACACCGTGTTCCTGCTGGGCTCCGTCGCCGCCGACCGGGGGCCGCTGCGCTGGACCTTCGGCCTCGGAGCCGCCGCCGCCAGCCTGGTCTGGTTCGCCGCGCTCGGCTTCGGCGCCCGCTACCTCGGCCGCTTCCTGTCCCGGCCCGCGGCCTGGCGGGTCCTCGACGGACTGGTGGCCGCCACGATGATCGTCCTCGGCGTCTCCCTCGTCGCCGGGGCCTGA